One window from the genome of Prinia subflava isolate CZ2003 ecotype Zambia chromosome 2, Cam_Psub_1.2, whole genome shotgun sequence encodes:
- the LOC134565060 gene encoding b(0,+)-type amino acid transporter 1-like isoform X2 — protein sequence MATTPCSVQDSLLTTSPHISTMRERKTTDPLHSSTDLSEGKEKLRLKQEVGLISSVSLIAGTMIGSGIFMSPEWVLHHMGNPASSLLIWAACGLLATFGALSYAELGTIIKESGGEYIYILRIFGSFPAFLFAYTSVILVRPAGLAAVCLSFAEYAIAPFYPGCSSPQVAIKCTAAACILILTIINCLNVRLATSVMNIFTAAKLLALLVIVVGGLVLLANGQTQSFQNGFQGTSAGIGAVGVAFYQGLWSYDGWNNLNYVTEELKKPEVTLPRALMIAIPLVTCLYLLVNVSYLAAMTPSELLSSGAVAVTWGDKVLGSWAWLISVSVALSTFGSSNGTFFSGGRVCYIAAREGHMFYGMAFLWNDYFWAPVFKNQETRTAKILQGPNYHPHNCADGSCVPGVSSHH from the exons ATGGCAACCACCCCTTGCAGTGTCCAAG ATTCTCTCCTTACAACCTCTCCTCACATTTCCACAATGAGGGAAAGGAAGACAACAGATCCACTTCATTCGTCCACAGATCTGagtgaagggaaggagaagtTAAGACTGAAACAAGAGGTTGGCCTGATTAGCAGTGTGTCATTAATTGCAGGCACCATGATAGGCTCGGGGATCTTTATGTCCCCTGAGTGGGTACTACATCACATGGGGaaccctgccagcagcctgctgaTCTGGGCAGCATGTGGTCTCCTGGCCACGTTTGGAGCCTTGTCATACGCTGAGCTTGGAACAATAATTAAAGAGTCTGGAGGagaatatatttacattttgaggatttttggttcttttcctgctttccttttcgCCTACACTTCTGTCATCCTGGTGAGACCAGCTGGCTTGGCAGCTGTTTGTCTGAGCTTTGCTGAGTACGCCATTGCGCCGTTCTACCCAGGATGCTCATCTCCGCAGGTTGCCATCAAatgcacagctgctgcctgcatccTGATTTTAACTATCATCAACTGTCTCAACGTGAGGCTGGCGACATCTGTTATGAACATTTTCACAGCTGCCAAACTCTTGGCTTTGTTGGTGATCGTGGTGGGTGGATTGGTGCTGCTTGCCAATGGACAAACGCAGAGTTTTCAGAATGGTTTTCAAGGCACGAGTGCAGGTATTGGGGCAGTTGGAGTGGCATTTTACCAGGGACTCTGGTCCTATGATGGATGGAACAACCTAAATTATGTAACTGAGGAACTGAAGAAGCCTGAG GTGacccttcccagagctctgatGATTGCCATTCCTCTGGTTACGTGCCTGTATTTGCTGGTAAATGTGAGCTACTTGGCAGCCATGACTCCCTCTGAGCTGCTGtcttcaggagctgtggctgtcaccTGGGG GGACAAAGTGCTGGGCAGCTGGGCATGGCTCATCTCCGTGTCGGTGGCCCTGTCTACGTTTGGTTCGTCCAACGGCACATTCTTCAGCGGGGGCCGTGTGTGCTACATCGCTGCCAGGGAGGGCCATATG TTTTATGGCATGGCTTTTCTATGGAATGACTATTTCTGGGCtcctgtatttaaaaatcaagaaacCAGAACTGCCAAGATCTTACAAG GTCCCAATTATCATCCCCATAATTGTGCTGATGGCAGCTGTGTACCTGGTGTTAGCTCCCATCATTGA
- the LOC134565060 gene encoding b(0,+)-type amino acid transporter 1-like isoform X1: MATTPCSVQDSLLTTSPHISTMRERKTTDPLHSSTDLSEGKEKLRLKQEVGLISSVSLIAGTMIGSGIFMSPEWVLHHMGNPASSLLIWAACGLLATFGALSYAELGTIIKESGGEYIYILRIFGSFPAFLFAYTSVILVRPAGLAAVCLSFAEYAIAPFYPGCSSPQVAIKCTAAACILILTIINCLNVRLATSVMNIFTAAKLLALLVIVVGGLVLLANGQTQSFQNGFQGTSAGIGAVGVAFYQGLWSYDGWNNLNYVTEELKKPEVTLPRALMIAIPLVTCLYLLVNVSYLAAMTPSELLSSGAVAVTWGDKVLGSWAWLISVSVALSTFGSSNGTFFSGGRVCYIAAREGHMPDILSMAHVRCLTPSPALLFTSAMSLIMIISGSFASIVNFFSFMAWLFYGMTISGLLYLKIKKPELPRSYKVPIIIPIIVLMAAVYLVLAPIIDQPQIEILYIILFIFSGIIFYFPLVRFKYHPRFLQRVTLHLQLLLEVAPTTRDAN, from the exons ATGGCAACCACCCCTTGCAGTGTCCAAG ATTCTCTCCTTACAACCTCTCCTCACATTTCCACAATGAGGGAAAGGAAGACAACAGATCCACTTCATTCGTCCACAGATCTGagtgaagggaaggagaagtTAAGACTGAAACAAGAGGTTGGCCTGATTAGCAGTGTGTCATTAATTGCAGGCACCATGATAGGCTCGGGGATCTTTATGTCCCCTGAGTGGGTACTACATCACATGGGGaaccctgccagcagcctgctgaTCTGGGCAGCATGTGGTCTCCTGGCCACGTTTGGAGCCTTGTCATACGCTGAGCTTGGAACAATAATTAAAGAGTCTGGAGGagaatatatttacattttgaggatttttggttcttttcctgctttccttttcgCCTACACTTCTGTCATCCTGGTGAGACCAGCTGGCTTGGCAGCTGTTTGTCTGAGCTTTGCTGAGTACGCCATTGCGCCGTTCTACCCAGGATGCTCATCTCCGCAGGTTGCCATCAAatgcacagctgctgcctgcatccTGATTTTAACTATCATCAACTGTCTCAACGTGAGGCTGGCGACATCTGTTATGAACATTTTCACAGCTGCCAAACTCTTGGCTTTGTTGGTGATCGTGGTGGGTGGATTGGTGCTGCTTGCCAATGGACAAACGCAGAGTTTTCAGAATGGTTTTCAAGGCACGAGTGCAGGTATTGGGGCAGTTGGAGTGGCATTTTACCAGGGACTCTGGTCCTATGATGGATGGAACAACCTAAATTATGTAACTGAGGAACTGAAGAAGCCTGAG GTGacccttcccagagctctgatGATTGCCATTCCTCTGGTTACGTGCCTGTATTTGCTGGTAAATGTGAGCTACTTGGCAGCCATGACTCCCTCTGAGCTGCTGtcttcaggagctgtggctgtcaccTGGGG GGACAAAGTGCTGGGCAGCTGGGCATGGCTCATCTCCGTGTCGGTGGCCCTGTCTACGTTTGGTTCGTCCAACGGCACATTCTTCAGCGGGGGCCGTGTGTGCTACATCGCTGCCAGGGAGGGCCATATG CCAGACATTCTGTCCATGGCTCACGTGCGATGCCTCACgccctcccctgctctgctgtttaCATCTGCAATGTCTTTAATAATGATAATATCAGGAAGCTTTGCCAGTATCGTGAACTTTTTCAG TTTTATGGCATGGCTTTTCTATGGAATGACTATTTCTGGGCtcctgtatttaaaaatcaagaaacCAGAACTGCCAAGATCTTACAAG GTCCCAATTATCATCCCCATAATTGTGCTGATGGCAGCTGTGTACCTGGTGTTAGCTCCCATCATTGATCAACCCCAAATAGAGATCCTCTACATCATCCTGTTCATTTTCAGTGGcatcattttttatttcccactTGTTCGCTTTAAATACCACCCTCGCTTCTTACAGAGAGTCACTTTACACCTCCAGTTGTTGCTAGAAGTTGCTCCAACTACCAGGGATGCAAATTGA